The following proteins are encoded in a genomic region of Bernardetia sp. MNP-M8:
- the ade gene encoding adenine deaminase: MIIRTNLVNIAEKSIFPAQLTIKEGKIHSVKKLEKTKDSNNEIKNYALCGFIDSHIHIESSMLVPSKFAKMAVVHGTVATVSDPHEIANVMGMEGVEFMVNDGNKVPFNFFFGAPSCVPATSFETAGATISVEDIEKLMSQPHIKYLSEMMNYPAALARDPEVMAKIAAAQKYGKPTDGHAPGLRGEEAKKYIEAGISTDHECFTAEEALDKLQHGMKIIIREGSAAKNFDALIDLLPEHYENMMFCSDDKHPDDLIEGHINLLVRRAIKLGIDKFKVLQAACINPIEHYNLEVGQLREGDKADFIIVKDLENFEILETYINGEKVAENGKSFIKDVETKAINQFDVKPKKASDFEIKRSKVVGNDTATKIPVIEALDGQLITNPVFVEIDDLTDTNGNLISNIEKDILKMAVINRYTSDAPIAISFIKNFGLERGAIASCVAHDSHNIVAVGVTDEDLMKAVNLVIREKGGVSATSGKEDENENQVLPLPVAGIMSLENGELVGKKYAQIDTFAKTLMTNPKTTKKLHAPFMTLSFMALLVIPSLKLSDKGLFDGGKFEFVKGWEV, from the coding sequence ATGATAATACGTACAAATCTCGTAAATATTGCAGAAAAAAGCATTTTCCCTGCACAACTCACGATTAAAGAGGGCAAAATTCATTCCGTAAAAAAACTAGAAAAAACTAAAGATTCAAATAATGAAATAAAAAATTATGCGCTCTGTGGTTTCATAGATTCTCATATTCATATTGAAAGTTCGATGCTTGTTCCTTCTAAGTTTGCAAAAATGGCAGTCGTTCATGGAACAGTTGCAACCGTTTCAGATCCTCACGAAATTGCCAATGTAATGGGAATGGAAGGTGTAGAATTTATGGTAAATGATGGAAACAAAGTTCCCTTTAATTTCTTTTTTGGTGCGCCCTCATGCGTTCCTGCAACAAGTTTTGAAACAGCAGGAGCAACTATTTCGGTAGAAGACATTGAAAAACTAATGAGCCAACCACACATCAAATATTTGTCCGAAATGATGAATTATCCTGCTGCTCTAGCAAGAGACCCTGAAGTAATGGCAAAAATTGCTGCAGCCCAAAAGTACGGAAAACCTACAGATGGACATGCACCAGGATTACGAGGAGAAGAAGCAAAAAAATATATAGAAGCAGGAATTAGTACCGACCACGAGTGTTTTACAGCAGAAGAAGCACTAGATAAGCTACAACATGGAATGAAAATTATTATTAGAGAAGGAAGTGCAGCCAAAAATTTTGATGCTTTGATTGATTTATTACCAGAACATTATGAAAACATGATGTTTTGTTCGGACGACAAACATCCAGACGATCTTATTGAAGGACATATTAATTTACTTGTCAGACGAGCTATAAAGTTAGGCATCGATAAGTTTAAAGTTCTCCAAGCTGCTTGTATCAATCCGATTGAACATTATAACCTTGAAGTTGGACAATTAAGAGAAGGTGATAAAGCAGATTTTATTATTGTAAAAGATTTAGAAAACTTTGAAATTTTAGAAACTTATATCAATGGCGAAAAAGTAGCCGAAAATGGTAAATCATTTATCAAAGATGTAGAAACAAAAGCTATCAATCAGTTTGATGTAAAACCAAAGAAAGCATCTGATTTTGAAATAAAGAGAAGCAAAGTAGTAGGAAATGATACTGCAACAAAAATCCCAGTCATTGAGGCATTGGACGGACAACTAATTACAAATCCTGTTTTTGTAGAAATTGATGATTTGACAGATACTAACGGGAATTTAATTTCAAATATTGAAAAAGATATTTTAAAAATGGCTGTTATCAATCGTTATACTTCTGATGCTCCGATTGCAATTTCTTTTATCAAAAACTTTGGTTTAGAACGTGGTGCAATTGCTTCTTGTGTCGCACATGATTCGCATAATATCGTAGCTGTAGGAGTTACAGATGAAGATTTGATGAAAGCCGTAAACTTAGTAATTAGAGAAAAAGGAGGAGTGTCAGCAACAAGTGGAAAAGAAGATGAAAACGAAAATCAAGTTTTACCTCTTCCAGTTGCAGGAATTATGTCTTTAGAAAATGGTGAACTTGTAGGTAAAAAATACGCTCAAATTGATACATTTGCAAAAACTTTAATGACTAACCCAAAAACTACAAAAAAACTACATGCTCCTTTCATGACACTTTCTTTTATGGCTCTTTTA